A genomic segment from Castor canadensis chromosome 1, mCasCan1.hap1v2, whole genome shotgun sequence encodes:
- the LOC109687504 gene encoding LOW QUALITY PROTEIN: trace amine-associated receptor 3 (The sequence of the model RefSeq protein was modified relative to this genomic sequence to represent the inferred CDS: inserted 2 bases in 1 codon), with product MDLTYIPEDLTSCPTFGNKSCPPTNRSFHVRVIMYLVMTGAMVITIFGNLVIMISISHFKQLHSPTNFLILSMATTDFLLGFVIMPYSMVRSVESCWYFGDGFCKFHASFDMMLSLTSIFHLCCIAIDRFYAVCYPLHYTTTMTISMIKRLLAFCWSAPALFSFGLVLSEANVSGMQXYEILVACFNFCALTFNKFWGTILFTTCFFTPGSIMVGIYGKIFIVSKQHARVISNMPENTKGEEKKILSKKKDRKAAKTLGIVMGVFLACWFPCFLAVLIDPYLDYSTPIIVLDLLVWLGYFNSTCNPLIHGFFYPWFRKALKYIVSGKIFSSHSKTSNLFPETH from the exons ATGGATCTAACTTATATTCCTGAAGACTTAACCAGCTGTCCAACGTTTGGAAATAAATCCTGTCCTCCTACCAATCGCTCTTTTCATGTCCGAGTGATCATGTATTTGGTTATGACTGGTGCCATGGTTATCACCATCTTTGGAAACCTGGTTATAATGATTTCCATATCACATTTCAAACAGCTTCATTCTCCCACAAACTTCCTGATCCTCTCCATGGCAACCACGGactttctgctgggttttgtcaTTATGCCCTACAGCATGGTGCGATCTGTGGAGAGCTGCTGGTATTTTGGGGATGGCTTTTGTAAATTCCATGCAAGCTTTGACATGATGTTAAGCTTGACCTCCATTTTCCACCTCTGTTGCATTGCCATTGATCGATTTTATGCTGTGTGTTACCCTTTACACTATACGACCACAATGACTATCTCCATGATCAAGCGACTGCTGGCATTCTGCTGGTCtgccccagctcttttttcttttggtttagtTCTGTCTGAGGCCAATGTTTCTGGTATGCA TTATGAGATTCTTGTTGCTTGTTTCAACTTCTGTGCACTTACTTTCAACAAATTTTGGGGGACAATCTTGTTCACTACCTGTTTCTTTACTCCCGGCTCCATCATGGTTGGTATCTATggcaaaatttttattgtttccaaACAACATGCTCGAGTCATCAGTAATATGCCtgaaaacacaaaaggggaggaaaaaaaaatactctctaaaaaaaaagacaggaaagcaGCAAAGACACTGGGTATAGTCATGGGGGTATTTCTAGCTTGCTGGTTCCCATGTTTTCTTGCTGTTTTGATTGACCCATATTTAGACTACTCCACTCCCATAATAGTACTTGATCTTTTGGTATGGCTTGGGTACTTCAACTCTACTTGCAACCCCCTCATTCATGGCTTTTTTTATCCATGGTTTCGGAAAGCACTTAAGTACATAGTGTCAGGAAAAATATTTAGCTCCCATTCAAAAACTTCGAATCTGTTTCCTGAAACACATTAA